Proteins from a single region of Chryseobacterium sp. T16E-39:
- a CDS encoding patatin-like phospholipase family protein, protein MKNILTVILLAVFSLLSAQDSIKKVSPITKDTKFGLALSGGGAKGFAHLGILKTIDSLGIKIDYITGTSMGGILGGLYGMGYNGEQLKEMVYGMNWKRILSNKIPYNQVNISEKDEYNKYILEFPVINGAPSLPSSFIEGQYMGEVLNTLTFPAKHINDFSKLRIPVELTSSDIVNGGLVMQKKGSLALAIRSTLAIPAAFAPVYIDGKLLVDGGLDRNFPVKEVKDMGADYIIGGYTGFRLFTKEEIKNPMKMIYQTHAFHSVQDFNEQKKMSDILVDFVTPLNDYTTKDFRKYKEIIKIGEQEAKRHLPEFIALANEQRRLGIIYDHKLIEEVKKPTIQFTYSEDNGTPIVNPSEIEAIKSLMGLREGNYYDAKTVNAAIDRVFGVRQYDRVYYTYTDSENGLIMNIFVKRATPSTFKLALHYDNEQSVGIILNYTYRDYAEGKFRALATVDISERFKARLQFQKFLDTDYRWWVSLEGNISFLKSNDLLLRFSDNDSEDNNLFFPNYIYRNIKANTAINYSIHPNTIASFGLEFNAEKLNRSVDRISQTFTDLYSKKVYYHTNLDLYFKFNQNSFNTRYYPTKGNNFQFITKYYFGDQYDLYDLKEIQPQLYDYLNPGTEGYYKPKNLISLTINENYIVPINKRLSVKGIAFLGTNFAPQTLGDSEGVPYFFLNQKFNLGGSEFNFDGMSPEFNGFRQKEVPMNSVAKLGLEVQYRIYHKLYLTPSFHYATISDELSPFKSNTKLIGYGLNLGYESLLGPINVNISRNDALNIWRAYFSIGFKF, encoded by the coding sequence ATGAAAAATATTCTTACTGTCATTCTTTTAGCTGTATTTTCCTTATTATCTGCACAAGACTCTATCAAAAAAGTATCACCCATTACAAAAGATACAAAGTTTGGATTGGCTCTGAGTGGGGGTGGCGCCAAGGGATTTGCACATCTTGGGATTTTAAAGACAATAGACTCTTTGGGTATAAAAATAGATTATATCACAGGAACGAGTATGGGCGGAATTCTCGGCGGACTGTATGGAATGGGATATAATGGTGAGCAACTAAAAGAAATGGTGTATGGAATGAACTGGAAGAGAATTCTCAGTAATAAAATCCCATATAACCAGGTCAATATAAGTGAAAAAGATGAATACAATAAATACATCCTTGAATTCCCAGTCATCAATGGAGCACCATCATTGCCCAGTTCTTTTATAGAAGGTCAGTATATGGGTGAAGTCCTTAACACCTTAACTTTTCCTGCAAAACATATTAATGATTTTAGCAAACTTAGAATTCCCGTAGAATTAACCTCATCAGATATTGTAAATGGAGGACTTGTGATGCAAAAGAAAGGATCACTGGCATTAGCCATACGTTCTACATTAGCAATACCCGCTGCTTTTGCCCCGGTTTATATAGATGGAAAGCTTCTCGTAGATGGAGGACTTGACAGAAATTTCCCGGTAAAGGAAGTAAAAGACATGGGCGCTGATTATATTATCGGAGGGTATACAGGATTCCGTCTATTTACAAAAGAAGAGATTAAGAATCCCATGAAAATGATCTATCAGACCCATGCATTCCATTCTGTTCAGGATTTTAATGAGCAAAAGAAAATGTCTGATATTCTCGTAGACTTTGTAACTCCACTGAATGATTATACGACAAAGGACTTTAGAAAGTATAAAGAAATCATTAAAATCGGGGAACAAGAAGCTAAAAGACATCTTCCGGAATTTATTGCTCTTGCGAATGAGCAACGTAGGCTGGGAATCATCTATGATCATAAGCTTATTGAAGAAGTAAAGAAACCAACCATACAGTTTACGTACAGCGAAGATAACGGCACCCCTATCGTTAATCCATCTGAAATTGAAGCTATCAAAAGCCTGATGGGTCTCAGGGAAGGCAATTATTATGATGCAAAAACAGTAAATGCTGCGATTGACAGGGTGTTTGGAGTCCGTCAGTATGACAGGGTTTATTATACTTATACCGATTCTGAGAATGGATTGATTATGAATATTTTCGTAAAAAGAGCAACACCGAGTACATTTAAACTGGCGCTCCACTACGATAATGAACAATCTGTGGGGATTATCTTAAATTATACCTACCGGGATTATGCAGAAGGAAAATTCCGTGCCTTAGCAACAGTTGATATTTCCGAACGCTTCAAGGCCCGCCTGCAGTTTCAAAAATTTCTGGACACGGACTATCGGTGGTGGGTCAGTCTGGAGGGAAACATTTCTTTTCTAAAAAGTAATGATCTCCTGTTAAGATTTTCTGACAATGACAGTGAAGATAACAATTTGTTTTTTCCCAATTATATCTATAGAAATATTAAGGCCAATACAGCCATTAATTATTCAATTCATCCTAATACTATAGCCTCATTCGGATTAGAATTCAATGCCGAGAAACTCAACAGGTCTGTAGACAGAATAAGCCAGACTTTTACGGATCTCTACAGCAAGAAGGTTTATTATCATACCAATCTTGATCTGTATTTTAAATTCAACCAAAATAGTTTCAATACCAGATACTATCCAACTAAGGGGAACAATTTCCAATTCATTACCAAATATTATTTTGGCGATCAATATGACCTGTATGACCTCAAGGAAATACAGCCCCAACTCTATGACTATTTAAATCCAGGAACTGAAGGATATTACAAACCCAAGAATCTCATCAGCTTAACGATTAATGAAAATTATATTGTTCCAATCAATAAAAGACTTTCTGTAAAAGGAATTGCATTCTTAGGAACTAATTTCGCTCCCCAGACTCTGGGTGACTCGGAAGGGGTACCTTATTTCTTTCTGAATCAAAAATTTAATCTTGGGGGAAGTGAATTTAACTTTGATGGTATGAGCCCTGAGTTTAATGGTTTCAGACAAAAAGAAGTTCCGATGAATTCCGTTGCTAAACTAGGATTGGAAGTGCAGTATCGCATTTACCATAAGCTTTATCTTACGCCTTCTTTCCACTACGCAACTATAAGTGATGAACTCTCTCCTTTTAAAAGCAATACAAAGCTCATTGGATATGGACTTAATTTAGGGTACGAATCACTTCTGGGACCGATTAATGTAAATATATCAAGAAACGACGCGCTTAATATCTGGAGAGCCTATTTTAGTATAGGTTTCAAATTCTAA
- a CDS encoding DUF5686 family protein — MMKKKFSFLCMLLFVLSYSQTKVKGVVYDELDRPVDSVRISFKGTSISTLSSERGKFMLSSEEEHSTLVVTYEKKHLVREIPLDRRVNRNIEIRLNSEKSLQEITLIGKPKKKLSKKENPAYKILQGIWKNKERNDIHSLGSYDYRRYTSINMGLNNMDSVLAKKILGDDYKTLRKVLIKDDQEEEKIAIPVFMNELTERIYGKKNKERIDTEGERKSGLNEVGRGFGVERFSQVFNEINPYDDDIRILDKSFVSPLSSRGYGVYQYALKDSISEGGHMVYTIHFFPINSGDLLFQGRFKVVDGIFAVTDIWMKTTRQINMSLVRDFSVEKHYTEVKDDFYLPGKSQYEGNFTLFSKRKDEMGVYVKKEINEYEYLMDQPHDDAFYQQKIVQTKSDQFEKSDEYWKTSSGASEDTEETLKIIQGLRANKKISRVSNIITIASTGYVDLFKGLQTGSVWKTISSNNIEGLRLRMGFRTYKTEDDKLRFNFYGAYGVDDQKFKYGIEGIYLLSSQPRIVLGASHLRDNLQLASRLISPSDLLPKSSNSSSLIRRGENYYLSNVMRNTINFDWALNNNLHINLSAVHQQIESADPKLFSMNYTLPNSSEIQSKLNDFATNISLTYTPGRNVYGYGVEQKFGKLPYPTFMLKYTRGYKGVLNSDFNYNKLQLLIKENFFLSNFGVLNASIELGKTFNTVPLPLLSPITADQSLSVVPNSFALLNYYNFTTDTYMMGHFEHHFNGFILNRIPLIKKLKWRSLIFYRLAYGSISQNNIDINKSSVNYIAPNNTVYSEYGFGIENIGYGNIRPFRVDFVWRSTMGEFSGLVPPSFGVRFGFKPGF, encoded by the coding sequence ATGATGAAAAAAAAATTTAGTTTCCTATGTATGCTTCTTTTTGTTCTATCTTATTCCCAGACTAAGGTAAAAGGTGTTGTGTATGATGAACTGGACAGACCGGTAGATTCTGTTAGGATATCATTCAAAGGAACTTCAATCAGCACACTAAGCAGCGAGAGAGGAAAATTCATGCTCTCTTCAGAAGAGGAGCATTCAACTCTTGTAGTAACGTATGAAAAAAAACATCTGGTAAGAGAAATCCCTCTGGACCGTCGTGTCAACCGGAATATTGAAATCCGGCTCAATTCAGAAAAGTCTTTACAGGAAATCACACTGATAGGAAAACCTAAGAAAAAATTATCAAAAAAAGAAAATCCTGCCTATAAAATACTCCAGGGAATATGGAAAAATAAAGAAAGAAATGATATCCATTCCTTAGGATCCTATGATTACCGCAGATATACTTCAATCAATATGGGATTGAATAATATGGATAGTGTTTTAGCAAAAAAGATATTAGGCGACGATTATAAAACGCTCCGTAAAGTTTTAATAAAAGATGATCAGGAAGAAGAAAAAATAGCCATCCCTGTATTTATGAATGAGCTTACCGAAAGAATTTATGGGAAAAAGAATAAAGAGAGAATTGATACTGAGGGTGAGAGAAAATCGGGTCTCAATGAAGTAGGGAGAGGATTTGGTGTAGAGAGATTTAGTCAGGTCTTTAATGAGATCAATCCTTATGATGATGACATCAGGATTCTTGATAAATCTTTTGTAAGCCCTCTATCATCGAGAGGTTATGGTGTTTACCAATACGCCCTTAAAGATTCGATCAGTGAAGGAGGACACATGGTCTATACGATTCACTTTTTTCCTATCAACTCCGGAGACTTGCTCTTCCAGGGTCGTTTTAAAGTTGTGGATGGAATATTTGCGGTGACAGACATCTGGATGAAAACAACAAGACAAATCAACATGAGCCTCGTACGGGATTTTTCCGTAGAAAAACATTACACGGAAGTAAAGGATGATTTCTATCTCCCTGGTAAAAGTCAGTATGAAGGTAACTTTACTCTATTCTCAAAAAGAAAGGATGAAATGGGAGTCTATGTAAAAAAAGAGATCAATGAGTATGAATACCTGATGGACCAACCCCACGATGACGCATTTTATCAGCAAAAAATCGTTCAAACAAAATCCGATCAGTTTGAAAAAAGTGATGAATACTGGAAAACTTCTTCTGGCGCCAGTGAGGATACCGAAGAAACTTTAAAGATCATTCAAGGTTTAAGAGCAAATAAAAAGATTAGCCGCGTCAGCAATATAATAACGATCGCCTCTACCGGATATGTAGATTTATTTAAAGGCTTACAGACCGGATCAGTATGGAAAACCATTTCAAGTAATAATATTGAGGGCTTACGGTTACGGATGGGATTCAGAACTTACAAAACAGAGGATGATAAGCTCAGGTTTAATTTTTATGGTGCATACGGTGTCGATGACCAGAAATTTAAATATGGTATAGAGGGAATTTATTTATTGAGTTCTCAGCCCAGAATCGTATTGGGAGCCTCTCATCTCCGGGACAATCTACAATTAGCCAGTAGGCTGATCTCTCCCAGTGATTTACTTCCCAAAAGCTCTAATTCCAGTTCTCTGATAAGACGTGGAGAAAACTATTATCTATCCAATGTGATGAGAAATACAATTAATTTCGATTGGGCATTGAACAACAATTTGCATATTAATTTATCCGCGGTACATCAACAAATAGAATCGGCTGATCCTAAATTATTCTCAATGAACTACACTTTACCAAACAGTTCGGAGATTCAAAGCAAGCTCAACGATTTTGCGACCAACATTTCTTTAACCTACACTCCGGGAAGAAATGTATACGGATATGGTGTAGAGCAGAAATTCGGAAAACTGCCCTATCCTACTTTCATGTTAAAATATACAAGAGGTTATAAAGGAGTATTGAACAGTGATTTCAATTATAACAAACTACAGCTATTAATTAAAGAAAACTTTTTCCTAAGCAATTTTGGGGTTCTAAATGCTTCAATAGAATTAGGAAAAACCTTTAATACCGTACCGCTTCCATTATTAAGCCCAATAACAGCCGATCAGAGTTTATCTGTAGTTCCTAATTCTTTTGCATTGCTCAATTATTACAATTTTACGACAGATACTTATATGATGGGACATTTTGAACATCATTTCAATGGATTTATCCTTAACAGAATACCCCTGATCAAAAAGTTAAAATGGAGAAGTCTGATCTTTTACCGACTGGCCTACGGAAGTATATCTCAAAATAATATTGACATCAATAAATCATCTGTTAATTATATTGCTCCAAATAATACGGTATACAGTGAATATGGATTCGGTATTGAAAATATTGGCTATGGAAATATCCGTCCGTTCAGAGTTGATTTTGTCTGGAGAAGCACGATGGGAGAATTTTCAGGTTTAGTACCTCCTTCTTTTGGGGTGAGATTTGGTTTCAAGCCAGGTTTTTAA
- a CDS encoding GEVED domain-containing protein, whose protein sequence is MKKLLFSIILGLSCTQMHAQKAELLECGTDELMRKHYERFPEQKAQDDAFNLELSKLIKSGKLASKIDKNQVYEIPVVVHVVGDGSAIGTVNNKSDADIIAWINYTNGVFAGSSSSGMSSSSAILPVKFVFAKISPTCTTTNGINRINASHLPKYVSGGVNNDNTTNAVTASEITALGMWDTSKYYNIYVVKKLSSNSGGLNGFAYYPGGSNDYSFMATSASAVNAQTLAHEFGHALGLRHTHEGYNESTGACPTNTDCTLQGDLVCDTEPMKSLYHSSVPHTCQTGQINPCTSLTYAGGERNVMSYTYCFRDLFTTGQSDRATAQLLQYRQSLINSPVGNATPPNNSVSLTTACVPTTITNPGNFNIGITSVKFGSINNYSTNYKAAANNFYENFTGNYCLGISKTTIPSGTSTSLSVTPGTNNPHIIKVYIDYNNDGQFNETTELVLNQSNIAYGSTATASVTPPSNAVVNKALRMRVIGEYNGTAVTSCSNPKYGQVEDYSVTITPRTLSTKNAIENKTVISQTENTVDIKSDIKITSLAIYDTSGRMLVTQNNIKATELTIPINAKNIVVIVRASLENGKIITKKMKF, encoded by the coding sequence ATGAAAAAACTATTATTCTCTATTATTCTCGGTTTATCATGTACGCAAATGCATGCACAGAAAGCCGAATTATTAGAATGCGGAACAGATGAACTCATGAGAAAACATTATGAGAGATTCCCGGAACAAAAAGCGCAGGATGATGCGTTCAATTTAGAATTATCCAAATTGATCAAGAGTGGAAAGTTAGCGTCTAAGATCGATAAAAATCAGGTGTATGAAATTCCGGTTGTTGTACATGTTGTTGGCGACGGAAGTGCAATAGGTACGGTAAATAATAAATCTGATGCTGATATTATTGCATGGATCAACTATACCAATGGCGTCTTTGCAGGAAGCTCATCCAGTGGAATGTCATCCTCCAGTGCCATACTGCCAGTGAAATTTGTTTTTGCTAAAATAAGTCCTACCTGCACAACAACCAATGGGATCAACAGAATTAATGCCTCTCATCTTCCAAAGTATGTGAGTGGTGGTGTTAATAATGATAATACGACCAATGCGGTTACTGCTTCTGAAATTACCGCTTTAGGAATGTGGGATACCAGTAAGTATTACAATATCTATGTTGTGAAGAAATTATCTTCAAATTCGGGTGGCCTTAATGGTTTCGCTTATTACCCGGGAGGAAGTAATGATTATTCGTTCATGGCAACCAGCGCATCAGCTGTTAATGCACAGACATTAGCCCATGAGTTCGGACATGCTTTGGGACTTCGTCACACCCATGAGGGCTATAATGAATCAACAGGTGCATGTCCTACCAATACCGACTGTACATTGCAAGGAGACTTGGTATGCGATACAGAACCTATGAAAAGTCTTTATCATTCTTCAGTTCCCCACACCTGCCAAACAGGACAGATCAACCCATGTACAAGCCTTACTTATGCAGGAGGAGAGAGAAATGTAATGTCTTATACTTATTGTTTCAGGGATCTATTTACTACAGGGCAGTCTGACAGAGCTACTGCACAACTCTTACAATACAGACAGTCTCTTATTAATTCTCCTGTAGGCAATGCAACACCTCCTAACAACAGTGTTTCTTTAACAACAGCTTGTGTCCCTACAACCATTACCAATCCCGGAAATTTCAATATTGGCATAACATCGGTTAAATTCGGAAGCATAAATAATTATTCAACAAATTATAAAGCTGCAGCCAATAATTTTTATGAGAACTTTACAGGAAATTATTGTTTAGGTATTTCCAAAACAACCATCCCTTCAGGTACCTCAACAAGCCTTAGTGTAACTCCGGGAACTAACAATCCCCACATCATAAAGGTGTATATTGATTACAATAATGATGGCCAGTTCAATGAAACTACAGAACTGGTTCTCAACCAAAGTAATATAGCATACGGATCTACAGCTACCGCTTCTGTGACTCCCCCTTCCAATGCAGTTGTAAACAAAGCTTTAAGAATGAGAGTAATCGGGGAATATAATGGAACGGCTGTAACTTCCTGTTCCAATCCAAAATATGGACAGGTAGAAGATTACTCGGTGACGATCACACCCCGAACGTTATCGACTAAAAATGCAATTGAAAACAAGACTGTCATTTCTCAGACAGAAAATACCGTTGATATAAAAAGTGACATCAAAATAACGTCACTTGCGATCTATGATACTTCCGGAAGAATGCTTGTTACCCAAAACAACATTAAAGCCACAGAGCTTACCATCCCAATCAATGCTAAAAATATCGTTGTGATTGTACGGGCTTCCTTAGAAAATGGAAAAATCATCACCAAAAAAATGAAATTCTAA
- a CDS encoding ABC transporter ATP-binding protein, with the protein MKKQDTWGIIKRLFFIGMKFRSWFILTLIISVILSIVSTYRPYLTMEVVDNDITKLQDKALMMKHIYILVGLVFAETILNFFLVYFSNYISQNVIRDIRERLYAKLIYFRTSFFDKTPIGQLVTRAVGDVETIATVYTDGFLMVFGDILRIVFVLVMMFSTNVHLSYITLAILPLMVVITRFFQKRLKKAFGDERTWTANQNSFVQERLAGMPIIQVFNRQEAEFKKFDEINITLKGALLKTVFIFSLFFPVVELISSLFIGFILFYGGYITISAGVVIAFIQYISMLIRPLRQIADRFNNIQRGIVGAERVLGLMDEDYAMPNHGTIKKDHFKGKIEFKNVRFAYDEKQEVLKGIDFKVNPGETVAIVGATGAGKSTIISLITRLYDINSGQIFIDDVELKDYELYNLRSHLGVVLQDVFLFHGSIFENLAFGDDSITLDKIKAGAKEIEVDEFIEQLPGAYDYVVSERGSSISLGQRQLLSFLRAYLSNPEILILDEATSSIDHESEKLIQRATEKITKNRTSIIIAHRLSTIEKADKIIVMEHGKIVEEGKHMELLNRNGYYSTLYKAQLRHEVEMEEENQAK; encoded by the coding sequence ATGAAAAAACAAGATACCTGGGGAATTATTAAGAGGCTGTTCTTTATCGGGATGAAATTCCGGTCCTGGTTTATCCTTACATTAATAATTTCTGTCATATTATCAATAGTTTCTACTTACAGACCTTATCTTACAATGGAAGTTGTAGATAATGATATTACGAAGCTGCAGGATAAGGCTTTAATGATGAAGCATATCTACATTTTGGTAGGGTTGGTTTTTGCTGAAACTATTTTAAACTTCTTTTTGGTATATTTTTCCAACTATATTTCTCAGAATGTAATCAGAGATATAAGAGAAAGGTTATATGCCAAACTTATTTATTTCAGAACATCATTTTTCGATAAAACACCGATTGGCCAGCTGGTAACACGTGCGGTCGGAGATGTGGAAACTATTGCAACCGTATATACGGATGGGTTTTTAATGGTTTTTGGAGATATTCTGAGAATCGTCTTTGTACTGGTCATGATGTTCAGTACCAATGTTCATTTGAGTTATATTACGTTAGCAATTCTTCCTCTAATGGTAGTTATCACCAGATTCTTTCAAAAAAGGCTTAAAAAAGCTTTTGGAGATGAGAGAACCTGGACTGCGAATCAAAATTCTTTTGTTCAGGAAAGATTAGCCGGAATGCCGATTATTCAGGTGTTCAACAGGCAGGAGGCTGAATTCAAAAAATTTGATGAGATTAATATTACCCTGAAAGGAGCATTATTGAAAACGGTTTTCATCTTTTCATTATTCTTTCCTGTAGTAGAGCTTATTTCTTCTTTATTTATTGGATTTATACTTTTTTATGGCGGATATATTACAATTAGTGCAGGGGTGGTTATTGCATTTATTCAATATATCTCAATGTTGATCCGCCCGTTAAGACAAATCGCGGATCGCTTTAATAATATCCAGCGTGGAATCGTAGGTGCAGAAAGAGTATTAGGTTTGATGGATGAAGATTATGCAATGCCTAATCACGGTACAATTAAAAAAGATCATTTCAAAGGCAAAATAGAATTTAAAAATGTTCGCTTTGCTTATGATGAAAAGCAGGAAGTTTTAAAAGGAATTGATTTTAAAGTGAATCCAGGTGAAACGGTTGCTATTGTTGGTGCTACCGGAGCAGGAAAATCTACGATTATCAGTTTAATTACGAGACTTTATGATATTAATTCAGGACAGATTTTCATTGATGATGTAGAGTTGAAAGACTATGAACTATATAATCTGAGAAGTCATCTTGGAGTTGTATTACAGGATGTCTTCCTGTTCCATGGAAGTATTTTTGAAAATCTTGCATTTGGAGATGATAGCATTACCTTAGATAAAATAAAAGCTGGTGCCAAAGAAATTGAAGTAGATGAATTTATCGAGCAGCTTCCGGGTGCCTATGATTATGTGGTGAGCGAAAGAGGGTCGTCCATATCGTTGGGTCAGAGACAGCTGTTGTCTTTCCTAAGAGCCTATTTATCCAATCCGGAAATTCTGATTCTGGATGAAGCAACATCTTCTATTGACCACGAAAGTGAAAAGCTGATCCAGAGAGCAACTGAAAAGATTACCAAAAACAGGACATCTATTATTATCGCCCACCGACTTTCAACCATTGAAAAGGCTGATAAGATCATTGTTATGGAGCATGGTAAAATTGTTGAAGAAGGAAAACATATGGAGCTGCTTAATAGAAATGGTTATTATTCTACTTTATATAAAGCTCAGCTAAGACATGAAGTTGAGATGGAAGAGGAGAATCAGGCGAAATAG
- the truA gene encoding tRNA pseudouridine(38-40) synthase TruA, with protein sequence MFHKIKVFLWSYSITLRYFIEFSYNGKNYFGYQIQPDANSVQEELEKALSTILREEIKITGAGRTDTGVHAKKIFAHFDTEVILDDQLPHKLNSFLPPDISIKRIFPVKDDFHARFDATYRTYEYYISLEKNPFTLDSAWQLWRRSLNVDAMNEACKILFEYEDFTSFAKVKTDNKTNICKMYKAEWELNGSELKFTVSANRFLRNMVRAIVGTMVEIGAGKIKPEDLRKVIEDMNRNSAGTSAPAQGLFLVDVGYEF encoded by the coding sequence ATGTTTCATAAAATTAAAGTATTTTTGTGGAGTTATTCTATTACATTGAGGTACTTTATAGAGTTTTCTTACAACGGTAAAAATTATTTCGGTTATCAGATCCAGCCGGATGCCAATTCTGTACAGGAAGAATTGGAAAAAGCACTGTCTACAATTTTACGGGAAGAGATTAAAATAACCGGTGCCGGACGAACGGATACGGGAGTTCATGCGAAAAAAATATTTGCTCACTTTGACACTGAAGTTATTTTAGATGATCAGCTTCCCCACAAGCTAAACAGTTTTCTTCCACCCGATATTTCCATTAAAAGAATTTTCCCGGTAAAAGATGATTTTCATGCCCGTTTTGATGCAACTTACAGGACGTATGAATATTATATTTCCTTAGAGAAAAATCCTTTTACGTTAGATTCCGCATGGCAACTCTGGAGAAGATCCCTGAATGTGGATGCCATGAATGAGGCGTGTAAGATTTTATTTGAATATGAGGATTTTACAAGTTTTGCTAAAGTGAAAACCGATAATAAAACCAATATCTGTAAAATGTATAAGGCAGAATGGGAACTAAATGGAAGTGAGCTAAAGTTTACCGTTTCTGCGAATCGTTTTCTTAGAAATATGGTAAGAGCGATTGTAGGAACGATGGTAGAAATTGGTGCCGGAAAAATAAAGCCTGAAGATCTAAGAAAAGTGATTGAAGATATGAACCGGAATTCCGCAGGGACCTCAGCTCCCGCACAGGGTTTGTTTCTTGTAGATGTGGGGTATGAATTTTAA
- the lpxK gene encoding tetraacyldisaccharide 4'-kinase codes for MKRWYLYPFSVGYHLVTGIRNTMYDLGIFKSTKFKTPIINVGNLSVGGSGKSPMVMYLAQYLSKHYRTGVLSRGYGRLTKGYDITNYDSNYKMVGDEAMQLFERFKNRFVIAVSEERVPGAKKVIEDMDLDVLVLDDAMQHRAIKAGFNILMTDFNDPYFRDHLLPAGDLRESRAGVKRANIIMVSKCPDELTEETKQYYISRIRPERHQKVFFSSIGYDENVYGREKMLPDNNLNYYDILLITGIANPKPLLEHLAKFSHRVKHLKFRDHHNFSDDDIKKIVAEYKKLGEYKLILTTEKDYVRLKSFDYLRDIVYYWPINVIIDKKEEFNQIILDYVRKN; via the coding sequence ATGAAAAGATGGTACCTTTATCCCTTCTCTGTAGGTTATCATTTGGTAACGGGTATCCGAAACACAATGTATGATCTGGGGATCTTTAAATCTACGAAATTCAAGACTCCGATAATTAACGTCGGCAATCTCTCTGTTGGTGGAAGTGGAAAATCACCAATGGTGATGTACCTTGCTCAATATTTATCCAAACATTACAGAACCGGTGTCCTTTCCCGAGGGTATGGAAGACTGACAAAGGGTTATGATATAACGAATTACGACAGCAACTACAAAATGGTAGGAGATGAAGCCATGCAGCTGTTTGAGCGTTTTAAAAATCGTTTTGTAATTGCCGTTTCTGAAGAAAGAGTTCCGGGTGCTAAAAAAGTGATTGAGGACATGGACCTTGATGTTCTGGTACTTGATGATGCGATGCAGCACAGAGCTATTAAAGCCGGCTTCAATATTTTAATGACAGACTTTAATGATCCTTATTTCAGAGATCACCTTCTTCCGGCAGGAGACTTGAGAGAGTCAAGAGCTGGTGTAAAGAGAGCAAATATCATTATGGTCAGCAAGTGTCCTGATGAATTAACAGAAGAAACCAAGCAGTACTACATTTCCAGAATAAGACCTGAGCGTCATCAGAAAGTATTCTTTTCATCGATTGGATATGACGAAAATGTATACGGAAGAGAAAAAATGCTTCCCGACAACAACCTGAATTACTATGATATTTTATTAATTACAGGAATCGCTAACCCCAAACCCCTGTTGGAACATCTTGCAAAATTTTCACACAGAGTAAAACATCTGAAATTCAGAGATCATCATAACTTCTCAGATGATGACATCAAAAAAATTGTTGCTGAATATAAAAAACTGGGCGAATATAAATTGATCTTAACCACAGAGAAAGATTATGTTCGTTTAAAAAGCTTTGACTATCTTAGAGATATTGTTTATTACTGGCCCATCAATGTGATCATTGACAAAAAGGAAGAGTTTAACCAAATCATCTTAGATTATGTTAGAAAAAATTAA